Proteins encoded in a region of the Amia ocellicauda isolate fAmiCal2 chromosome 19, fAmiCal2.hap1, whole genome shotgun sequence genome:
- the uox gene encoding uricase, protein MANYSSTGNQDVEFVRTGYGKNMVKVLHIRREGGHHFITEICANVQLTLKTHKDYLAGDNSDIIPTDTIKNTVQAVAKLKGIPSIEIFALDICDHFLTNFKHVTRAKVNIDEAPWKRLEKNGIEHAHAFIYNPEAIRFCEVEQHQNDSPVVHSGLRDMKVLKTTQSGFQGFLKDRFTTLPETRDRCFCTAVYAKWRYNKSRNVPFSSAWKTVRDTIVEKFAGPYDCGEYSPSVQKTLYETQLLVLDRVAEVEEIEIVMPNQHYFTIDMSRMGLSNQDEVLLPLDNPSGNITGTVRRKPRSRL, encoded by the exons ATGGCAAACTATTCATCAACTGGCAATCAG GACGTGGAGTTTGTGCGCACGGGCTATGGCAAGAACATGGTGAAGGTGCTACACATCCGGAGAGAAGGCGGCCATCACTTCATCACCGAGATCTGTGCCAACGTGCAGCTCACACTGAAGACGCACAAGGACTACCTTGCCGGGGACAACTCCGACATCATTCCCACCGACACCATCAAAAACACGGTGCAAGCAGTGGCCAAACTGAAAGGG ATCCCGAGCATAGAAATATTCGCCCTGGACATATGCGACCATTTCCTGACAAACTTCAAGCACGTGACAAGAGCCAAGGTTAATATTGACGAGGCTCCTTGGAAACGTCTGGAGAAG AATGGCATTGAGCATGCCCATGCCTTTATTTACAACCCCGAAGCCATTCGCTTTTGTGAGGTGGAGCAGCATCAGAATG ACAGTCCAGTGGTCCACAGCGGTCTGAGAGATATGAAAGTGCTGAAGACCACCCAGTCGGGCTTTCAAGGATTTCTGAAGGACAGGTTCACCACGCTGCCCGAAACCAGGGACAGGTGCTTCTGTACTGCCGTGTATGCCAAGTGGCGTTACAACAAGTCCAGAAATGTCCCCTTCAGCTCTGCATG GAAAACTGTGAGAGACACCATTGTCGAGAAGTTCGCCGGCCCCTATGACTGTGGGGAATATTCACCTTCCGTTCAGAAGACTCTGTATGAAACTCAGCTTCTTGTCCTGGACAGAGTGGCGGAG GTTGAGGAGATTGAGATAGTCATGCCAAACCAGCATTATTTCACTATAGACATGTCAAGAATGGGCCTCTCGAACCAAGACGAG GTCCTCCTGCCACTGGATAACCCATCTGGGAATATTACCGGAACAGTGAGGAGGAAACCGCGGTCACGACTCTGA